The genome window GGAACGGCGACACCTACCGCGACCAGGTGGCCACCGCGCTCGGCCTGCACCCCGACTACATCCTGATCGCGGCCACCCGCAACGACCGCACGCAGGACCCGGCCCTCGTCGCCTCCTCGGCGGATGAGCTGCTGGGTGAGCTGCACGACACCTTCCCGCGCGCCAGAATCATCGGCATCACGACCGTGTGGGGCGCCGACGCTCCCCCGGCGACGGTCGCGACGGTCAACGGCATCGTGGAGCGGGCGGTCACCGGCGTCGGCGGCACCTTCCTCGACATCGGCTACCCGCTCGCAGGGCGCCCGGAGCTGGTGCAGGCGGACGGCATCCACCCCAACGCGGCCGGGGAACGCGCCGTCGCGAAGGTCATCGAGGACCGGCTGGCTCCGCTCGGCGTGACGTCCTAGCGGTCTCGGACAGCGTCAGGCCTCAGCGGCCCATGAACTTCTGCAGGGCGGCCAGCTCCTCCTCGGTGGGGCCTCCGGCCTTCGCCTTGCTGCCGGAGCCGAGGCCGAAGCCGGTGCCCGCGGGCGCGCCCGTCGCTCCCGGCTTGACGCCGGCGGCGAGGGCCGCGTTCTCCGCGGCGCGCTTGGCCGGGTTGCCGGACCGCGAGCCCTTCTTCTTGGGCTGCTGCTTGCCGCGGCCCGCGTAGCCGGCGCCGGGGATCGGCCCCATGCCCGGGACGTTCGGGACGCCGCCCTTAGCGACGGTCTTCATCATCTTGGCGGCCTGCTCGAACCGGTTGACGAGCTGGTTCACCTCGGTGACCGTCGTGCCGGAGCCCTTGGCGATGCGCAGGCGGCGCGAGCCGTTGAGCAGCTTCGGAGTGGTGCGCTCGGCCTTGGTCATCGACTGGATGATCGCCTCGGTGCGCACGATCTCGCGCTCGTCGAAGTTGTCGAGCTGCTGCT of Leifsonia shinshuensis contains these proteins:
- a CDS encoding SGNH/GDSL hydrolase family protein, whose protein sequence is MPTRVRLIAVVATAVAAVVLAGCSSAVAARPVAADGSAVAAPAARSKPQVVAIGDSIAFGKGVRPDQAWPALVAAQHGWALTDLAVSGSGFVKPGWNGDTYRDQVATALGLHPDYILIAATRNDRTQDPALVASSADELLGELHDTFPRARIIGITTVWGADAPPATVATVNGIVERAVTGVGGTFLDIGYPLAGRPELVQADGIHPNAAGERAVAKVIEDRLAPLGVTS